The following are encoded together in the Robertmurraya sp. FSL R5-0851 genome:
- a CDS encoding penicillin-binding transpeptidase domain-containing protein — MKKSIWLIAIIVLFVLTSCNKEPQPEDRFVTYVKLWNDQKFEEMYSYLSAEAKESIKKNEFVERYQKIYNDLGITNLKVSYEKPTEEKERDKKVTEASLPFSVSMVSIAGEISFEQDARLTKEEREDNTNWYLNWDTTYIFPDLTEGDKVGINTTAPKRGDILDRNGLELATTGTALEMGVVPKDIEGQEAAVIEQLAVVLGMTTESIEKALNASWVQPDYFVPLKTISENDTELRAQLGQIPGVQRKTVEARVYPFGEAAAHLIGYVGSITAEELEKQDPGKYSANDVIGKRGLEQVLEKRLKGESGVQILIQKEDGTETVLAEKPVKEGENIKLTIDGAVQKDMYIELQGEAGMGSAIHPTTGETLALVSSPSFDPNKLSLGGTAADWKALEEDPKQPLLNRFKANYAPGSVIKPITAAIALQAGTTDWEKTMQLSGKQWQKDSSWGSYYVTRVTDPNAPVNLAEALLYSDNVYFAQTSLDLGKDQFEQGLKAFGFEEESEFLFPLETSTYGDMGSEVTLADSGYGQGQVEMSVLHLASTYTMLVNNGNMIKPTLLLDDEDSQVWKSNLLDQENVTKLNEALKQVVENPRGTANAAKIDGYPLAGKTGTAEFKEKQNEAGKENGWFVAYNTDNPTLLVAMMIENVEGRGGSKVVVEKVKRVFQTE, encoded by the coding sequence ATGAAGAAGTCAATATGGCTCATAGCCATAATAGTACTATTTGTCCTGACGAGCTGTAATAAAGAGCCACAGCCAGAGGATCGTTTTGTAACGTATGTAAAGCTTTGGAATGATCAAAAGTTTGAGGAGATGTACAGCTATCTTTCGGCTGAAGCGAAGGAGAGCATTAAGAAGAATGAGTTTGTTGAGAGGTATCAAAAAATATACAATGACCTCGGCATCACCAACTTAAAAGTTTCTTATGAAAAGCCAACCGAAGAAAAGGAACGTGACAAAAAGGTCACAGAAGCAAGTCTTCCTTTTTCGGTTAGTATGGTTAGCATAGCCGGTGAGATCTCCTTTGAACAAGATGCTCGGTTAACAAAGGAAGAGCGAGAAGATAATACAAACTGGTACCTTAACTGGGATACTACATATATATTTCCTGATCTAACAGAAGGTGATAAGGTTGGGATTAACACAACGGCACCCAAGCGAGGAGACATTCTAGATAGAAACGGACTTGAGTTAGCAACAACAGGGACAGCACTTGAGATGGGAGTAGTTCCAAAAGACATTGAAGGACAGGAAGCAGCAGTTATTGAACAACTTGCAGTAGTTCTCGGTATGACGACAGAAAGCATAGAAAAAGCTTTGAATGCAAGCTGGGTTCAACCAGATTATTTTGTACCGCTAAAAACGATCTCTGAAAATGATACGGAGCTCAGAGCGCAGCTTGGCCAAATACCCGGTGTTCAGAGAAAAACTGTCGAAGCTCGCGTGTATCCATTCGGTGAAGCAGCTGCCCACCTGATTGGCTATGTTGGATCGATCACAGCTGAAGAATTGGAAAAACAAGATCCAGGCAAATACTCAGCGAATGATGTAATCGGTAAAAGAGGACTGGAACAGGTTCTGGAAAAACGTCTTAAAGGGGAATCAGGAGTACAGATTTTGATTCAAAAAGAAGATGGAACAGAAACGGTTCTAGCTGAAAAGCCTGTCAAAGAAGGCGAAAATATAAAGCTAACGATTGATGGGGCCGTTCAAAAGGATATGTATATCGAACTCCAAGGAGAGGCGGGAATGGGTTCGGCCATTCATCCAACAACAGGAGAAACACTCGCACTTGTGAGTAGTCCGAGCTTTGACCCTAACAAACTATCCCTTGGAGGAACAGCAGCTGATTGGAAAGCACTAGAGGAAGATCCAAAACAGCCATTGCTCAATCGTTTTAAAGCAAATTATGCGCCTGGATCTGTCATAAAGCCAATTACAGCAGCCATTGCCCTTCAAGCAGGAACAACAGATTGGGAAAAAACCATGCAATTGAGTGGGAAGCAGTGGCAAAAGGATTCCTCATGGGGAAGTTATTATGTCACAAGAGTGACCGATCCGAATGCACCAGTCAATTTAGCTGAAGCGCTTCTTTACTCGGATAATGTGTACTTTGCTCAAACCTCACTAGACCTAGGGAAAGATCAATTTGAACAAGGATTAAAAGCATTTGGATTTGAAGAAGAATCGGAATTCCTATTCCCATTAGAAACATCCACCTATGGAGACATGGGCTCCGAAGTGACACTAGCGGACTCAGGCTATGGACAAGGACAAGTCGAAATGAGTGTCCTTCATCTAGCTAGCACATACACCATGCTAGTAAACAACGGAAATATGATCAAGCCAACTCTTTTACTAGATGACGAAGATAGTCAGGTATGGAAGTCAAATCTTCTTGACCAAGAAAATGTAACAAAATTAAATGAAGCACTAAAGCAAGTAGTTGAGAATCCAAGAGGAACAGCAAATGCTGCCAAGATAGATGGTTACCCGCTAGCAGGGAAAACAGGAACAGCAGAATTTAAAGAAAAACAAAACGAAGCTGGCAAAGAAAATGGCTGGTTCGTAGCCTATAACACTGACAACCCAACTCTACTTGTTGCAATGATGATTGAAAATGTGGAAGGTAGAGGCGGTTCAAAGGTAGTCGTTGAAAAGGTAAAACGAGTGTTTCAAACAGAATAA
- a CDS encoding N-acetylmuramoyl-L-alanine amidase family protein, whose translation MVKIFIDPGHGGSDSGAVGNGIQEKNVTLQIGLRMRDILEREYSNVSVRMSRTGDTTVSLNQRSNAANSWGADFLYSVHVNSGGGMGYEDYIYSRLSSSSRTAQMQRTIHSEIIARNNMNDRGMKKADFHMLRETNMDAVLTENGFIDNAGDAAKMKDPAWIEQVARGHVVGLERIYNLTRNGNAPAASTPAAAPAPSPAPSTSTGRTINLPASANTWRIYRVNDAPVRTNAIGQLRPSKFGGLSYQIVANGNEPDTYIIDTADFGRVKIYGHPSTGAVIR comes from the coding sequence ATGGTCAAAATATTTATTGATCCTGGACATGGTGGGTCTGATTCTGGAGCTGTTGGTAATGGAATTCAAGAAAAGAATGTAACGCTGCAAATCGGTCTAAGAATGAGAGACATTCTTGAAAGAGAGTATTCAAATGTGTCGGTAAGAATGAGTCGTACGGGAGATACAACTGTATCATTGAATCAAAGATCAAATGCTGCTAATTCATGGGGTGCAGACTTTCTCTATTCGGTTCATGTGAACTCAGGTGGAGGAATGGGCTACGAAGATTATATTTACAGTCGCTTATCTAGCAGTTCTCGTACTGCTCAAATGCAACGGACCATACACTCGGAAATTATAGCTAGAAACAATATGAATGACCGAGGCATGAAAAAAGCTGATTTCCATATGCTTCGTGAAACCAATATGGATGCTGTACTAACAGAGAACGGGTTCATTGATAATGCCGGTGATGCGGCAAAAATGAAGGATCCAGCTTGGATTGAGCAAGTAGCTAGAGGTCATGTGGTTGGCTTGGAAAGAATCTATAATCTGACAAGAAACGGGAATGCTCCAGCAGCCTCTACTCCTGCTGCGGCACCAGCACCCTCACCAGCCCCTTCTACTTCAACTGGCAGAACAATAAATCTACCAGCATCAGCAAATACTTGGAGAATCTATCGAGTAAATGATGCACCTGTTAGGACAAATGCCATCGGTCAACTGAGACCATCTAAGTTTGGTGGACTGTCGTATCAAATTGTGGCCAACGGAAATGAACCGGACACCTATATCATTGATACCGCTGACTTTGGAAGAGTGAAAATTTATGGACATCCTAGCACGGGTGCCGTTATTAGATAG
- a CDS encoding efflux RND transporter periplasmic adaptor subunit — MNWKKWTVILVGALFMIGNFYLIYKKDSDIKRLSYVDSWTTIKEQNLVESKTDKGLTKPVEEEYIYYEENTGDFEAFLVKEGEQVEENTPILELSSVNIDAAISQKELEISKLEDEITALEDNIDSLDNLLSDIESSTTEENQSSNKIMANSLEIEIYEKELQLSRLEAELNKQETTLASFDGNLSSLTINSKISGTVKEIRHDLNNPLVTITSNDILVEATLQEKEVATIDEGMKVFVTSKLQKDKIEGIIASISTLPKNEPKEGKETEYKYQIQLNEQPQIPLGSNVDLKIITNEVTDALTVTTNAIKEKQAKSYMYVMMANGTIERRQIETGLQLNHVKEVKANAEEGEKVVLNANTLINKTKFYTSLQPKKLKKKDFKEMGKRKALKTALKGFVS; from the coding sequence ATGAACTGGAAAAAGTGGACAGTCATCCTAGTTGGCGCTCTATTCATGATCGGCAATTTCTATCTAATATACAAAAAGGATAGTGACATCAAGAGGCTTAGCTACGTGGATTCATGGACAACCATCAAGGAGCAGAACTTAGTAGAATCAAAAACAGACAAAGGTTTAACGAAACCAGTTGAAGAGGAATATATTTATTACGAAGAGAACACAGGTGATTTTGAAGCCTTTCTAGTAAAAGAGGGGGAACAAGTTGAAGAGAATACACCTATTTTAGAGCTTTCATCTGTCAATATTGATGCGGCAATTTCTCAAAAAGAGTTAGAAATATCAAAGCTAGAGGATGAAATTACAGCACTAGAAGACAATATTGACAGTTTAGATAATTTATTAAGTGACATAGAGAGTTCAACGACCGAGGAGAATCAATCCTCTAACAAGATTATGGCGAACTCATTAGAAATTGAAATTTATGAAAAGGAACTACAGTTAAGTAGGCTGGAGGCGGAACTTAACAAGCAAGAAACAACACTAGCGAGTTTTGATGGAAACTTATCGAGTCTTACCATAAACAGCAAAATTTCTGGTACTGTCAAGGAAATTCGTCATGATTTAAATAATCCACTTGTTACGATCACATCTAATGACATACTGGTAGAAGCGACACTGCAGGAAAAAGAAGTTGCTACTATTGATGAGGGAATGAAGGTGTTTGTAACTTCTAAACTACAAAAAGACAAAATAGAAGGAATAATCGCAAGCATATCAACTCTTCCAAAGAACGAGCCAAAGGAAGGGAAAGAAACAGAGTACAAATACCAGATTCAACTGAACGAGCAACCACAGATTCCCCTTGGTTCAAACGTTGACCTGAAAATAATCACAAATGAAGTTACAGATGCCCTTACTGTAACAACAAATGCTATCAAAGAAAAACAAGCAAAATCATACATGTATGTGATGATGGCAAACGGTACGATTGAAAGACGCCAGATTGAAACGGGACTACAACTCAACCATGTAAAAGAAGTCAAAGCAAATGCTGAAGAGGGGGAAAAAGTGGTTCTCAATGCGAACACGCTTATAAACAAAACAAAGTTCTATACCTCACTTCAGCCAAAGAAACTAAAGAAAAAAGATTTCAAGGAAATGGGTAAGAGGAAGGCATTGAAAACAGCATTAAAGGGATTTGTTAGTTAA
- a CDS encoding toxic anion resistance protein — protein MTDRNTEPQLQRAASSSNMLDDLLGNPFADPISAQDQPILATQQSDKPLKLIDVIPPENREKAFQLAQQIDPKNHQAIITYGTQAQSKLMTFSNSMIEHVKKEDIGEVGEILSDLMKKFNEVNPDELKPEKRSMFSRMFGKIQNSLQEVLSKYQKTGAQIDRISVKLERSKNTLMSDVVFLEKLYEHNKEYFHALNVYIAAGELKLDELNQATIPKLKQKAEQTQDQMAFQEVNDMMQFADRLDKRIYDLKLSREITVQSAPQIRLIQNTNQALIEKIQSSIMTAIPLWKNQVAIALTLIRQRNAVEAQKQVSKTTNELLLKNAEMLKTNTIETAKENERGLVDIETLKKTQENLIQTLEETIRIQQEGRVKRRQAEHELAQMEDELKQKLLDWGTNPR, from the coding sequence ATGACAGATCGTAACACAGAGCCGCAATTGCAGCGAGCAGCATCTAGCAGCAATATGTTAGACGATTTGCTCGGAAACCCATTTGCTGATCCGATTTCAGCACAGGACCAACCAATCCTAGCTACACAACAATCGGATAAGCCGTTAAAGCTAATTGATGTGATCCCACCGGAGAACAGGGAAAAGGCATTCCAGCTGGCGCAACAAATTGACCCGAAAAATCATCAAGCAATCATCACGTACGGAACACAAGCACAGTCTAAGCTAATGACTTTCTCGAACTCGATGATCGAGCATGTTAAAAAAGAAGACATTGGGGAAGTAGGGGAGATTCTCTCTGACCTGATGAAGAAATTTAATGAGGTAAACCCAGACGAACTAAAGCCGGAGAAACGCTCGATGTTCTCAAGGATGTTTGGGAAAATCCAAAACTCGCTACAAGAGGTGCTCTCGAAATACCAAAAAACAGGTGCGCAGATTGATCGAATCAGTGTAAAGCTAGAGCGCTCGAAAAACACATTAATGAGCGATGTGGTGTTTCTCGAAAAGCTATACGAGCACAACAAGGAGTATTTCCACGCACTAAACGTGTATATTGCAGCCGGGGAATTAAAACTTGATGAACTCAATCAAGCAACCATTCCAAAGCTTAAGCAAAAAGCTGAACAGACTCAAGATCAAATGGCATTCCAGGAAGTCAACGACATGATGCAGTTTGCGGACCGTCTAGACAAGCGTATTTACGACCTGAAGCTAAGCCGTGAAATAACCGTACAAAGTGCACCACAAATTCGCTTGATCCAAAACACCAACCAAGCACTGATTGAAAAAATTCAATCATCCATTATGACAGCAATCCCACTATGGAAAAACCAAGTAGCGATTGCACTGACACTAATCCGTCAACGAAATGCGGTTGAAGCTCAAAAGCAAGTCTCGAAAACAACAAATGAACTCCTTCTCAAAAACGCAGAAATGCTAAAAACAAATACAATCGAAACAGCAAAAGAAAATGAACGTGGCTTAGTCGATATTGAGACACTTAAGAAAACACAAGAAAACCTCATTCAAACGCTTGAGGAAACCATACGCATTCAACAAGAAGGTCGCGTCAAGCGCCGTCAAGCCGAACACGAACTCGCACAAATGGAAGACGAACTCAAACAAAAGCTACTAGATTGGGGTACCAACCCAAGATAA
- a CDS encoding 5-bromo-4-chloroindolyl phosphate hydrolysis family protein, with translation MNFLIALLIFTFVSIPASILTWLISFFALNNGFLAASGISVVAGILTYIIANGIVKAKTFKKYNISRKEYVYIRKNLKEAKPKLQRLRKAFFQVRDVAAFKQQLDTLRVANKIYSITKKEPKRFYQAEPFYYSHLDSMVELAEKYAFLSSQPKKNSELLISLQDTKIALRDLSNVIEEDLNQVLSNDIDKLNFELDVVKKITLKPKNLDPNEESRRIK, from the coding sequence GTGAACTTCTTAATTGCATTGCTTATTTTTACCTTTGTTTCCATTCCAGCTTCCATTTTGACATGGCTAATTAGCTTTTTCGCTTTGAACAATGGCTTTCTTGCAGCATCAGGAATCTCAGTTGTAGCTGGTATCCTTACTTATATAATTGCTAATGGAATCGTAAAGGCAAAAACATTCAAGAAATATAACATCTCACGTAAAGAGTATGTATACATTAGAAAGAACCTAAAAGAAGCAAAGCCAAAGCTCCAACGTTTGAGAAAAGCATTCTTCCAAGTAAGAGACGTCGCTGCTTTTAAGCAACAGCTTGATACACTTCGAGTAGCAAATAAGATCTACTCCATTACTAAAAAAGAACCAAAGCGCTTTTATCAAGCAGAGCCATTCTATTATTCACACTTAGATTCAATGGTGGAGCTTGCAGAAAAATATGCCTTTCTATCTAGCCAACCAAAAAAGAACTCGGAATTACTTATTTCTCTTCAAGATACAAAAATTGCTCTACGTGACCTTTCAAACGTAATTGAAGAGGATTTAAACCAAGTGCTATCGAATGATATAGATAAACTCAACTTTGAGCTTGATGTGGTAAAGAAGATTACCCTCAAACCGAAGAATCTAGACCCGAATGAAGAAAGTAGGAGAATTAAATGA
- a CDS encoding N-acetylmuramoyl-L-alanine amidase family protein translates to MVKIFIDPGHGGTDPGAVGNGIQEKNITLQISNKLREILINEYDGVSVRMSRSGDETLTLNQRTNMANQWGADFLYSIHINSGGGTGYEDYIYRGLSSSSRTAQMQRTIHSEIIARNNMNDRGMKKADFHMLRETNMDAVLTENGFIDNPSDAAKMKSTAWIESVARGHAVGLEKVYKLSKKSRVQSLPQTTATPGVIRYIYTGGFAHQPLQDVHTYLFTTGHNFDCKRGADGSIVFLIGPFDTSQQNYRECKYFLDKAGHYNKLLTREEAANFR, encoded by the coding sequence ATGGTGAAGATTTTTATTGATCCAGGTCATGGTGGAACAGATCCGGGTGCGGTAGGAAATGGTATTCAAGAAAAAAATATTACTCTACAAATCTCCAATAAATTAAGAGAGATTCTAATAAATGAATATGATGGTGTATCTGTTAGGATGAGTAGGTCTGGAGATGAAACTCTTACCTTAAATCAAAGAACGAACATGGCCAACCAATGGGGAGCAGATTTTCTTTACTCAATCCATATTAACTCTGGTGGTGGCACAGGTTATGAGGACTATATATACAGAGGCCTATCTAGTAGTTCTCGTACTGCTCAAATGCAACGGACAATTCACTCGGAAATTATCGCAAGAAACAATATGAACGACAGAGGCATGAAGAAAGCCGATTTCCATATGCTTCGTGAAACCAATATGGATGCAGTACTTACTGAAAATGGCTTTATTGATAATCCGAGTGATGCTGCAAAAATGAAGAGTACTGCATGGATCGAGTCTGTAGCCAGAGGGCATGCAGTTGGATTAGAAAAAGTTTATAAACTCTCTAAGAAATCTCGAGTTCAATCTCTACCCCAAACAACAGCAACACCTGGAGTAATTAGATATATATATACCGGAGGCTTTGCTCATCAACCCTTACAGGATGTACACACTTACCTATTTACAACAGGTCATAACTTTGATTGTAAAAGGGGTGCAGACGGCTCAATTGTCTTTTTAATTGGTCCCTTTGATACTTCGCAACAAAACTATAGAGAATGTAAATACTTCCTTGATAAAGCTGGCCACTATAACAAATTATTAACAAGAGAAGAGGCCGCTAACTTTAGATGA
- a CDS encoding PH domain-containing protein has translation MFKKIAADALGLSDIGKIIEPKDFDKTDADDYVMHEDNERIYFLIKTKADEYCFTNLALIHVDGQSAASSKRTLYRYPYSQHKISNVTLETAGKLDMDVEIKFRLGDVQFDIDVQKDQIEKLKDLYKALLRISETTYENSVVTNLANESLEKAVAILQNSRTEELKLSEQYKELTEFGFNWLTSIREQYHEKDFGDVFEKYINN, from the coding sequence TTGTTCAAAAAAATAGCTGCTGATGCATTAGGTTTATCGGATATTGGAAAAATTATTGAACCAAAGGATTTTGACAAGACAGATGCTGACGATTACGTCATGCATGAGGACAATGAAAGAATTTACTTCTTGATCAAGACAAAGGCGGATGAATATTGCTTTACGAATTTGGCATTAATTCATGTGGATGGTCAAAGTGCTGCTTCCTCTAAGCGCACATTGTATCGTTACCCCTATTCTCAACACAAGATCTCGAACGTAACATTAGAAACTGCCGGAAAGCTTGATATGGATGTGGAGATTAAGTTCCGATTAGGCGATGTTCAATTTGATATTGATGTTCAAAAGGATCAAATTGAAAAGCTTAAGGATTTGTATAAGGCTTTACTACGAATCTCTGAGACTACTTATGAGAATTCGGTTGTAACTAACTTAGCAAACGAGAGTCTAGAGAAGGCTGTTGCAATTCTACAAAACTCTCGTACAGAGGAACTAAAGCTTTCCGAACAGTACAAAGAGTTAACTGAGTTTGGCTTTAATTGGCTAACTTCGATTCGTGAGCAGTATCATGAGAAAGACTTTGGTGATGTGTTTGAGAAGTATATTAATAACTAA
- a CDS encoding cell wall-binding repeat-containing protein produces the protein MNFLRVLISLTILISLFPINKTEASSNTGVIPINWSSFTNGNPADENSQRIQQILLNTNQYGLTTWWSTSKNFDEQTGSYLNFGGKSENEIRHPAAMSLGLATSLAFDLYDSGVTNISETEAQGKTVKLVSSLAYRHKANTTGGWGDEWQSAHWAYFSGFSAWLIWDNLSGTDREYVRKMVEYEANRFNDYVVPYMNTIDGIILSPGDTKAEENAWNAQILQLATAMMPNHPNWNIWMNKNIELMVTSASTPLDSNNNTVINGKAVKDWVKGSNINEDGTVINHGFIHPDYMEFIAFNNTSALQYTLANMPTPEAAFFNSDLVYKGLVEKNFSSPPYEILGGTIYREGSSDIYFPQGNDWGTGRRMNFATLDIFANVFGYDDSLNKGGDYWEPLHAQKVLEMQSRHSDGHTYSNNSEDNYQGKEEWIAHHAAWAWMAKWVAHSGKFTETNEAFLPSYTRLGGATRYETAERISKEGWLVAKTVYLARGDAFPDALAGSPLAYQSNSPILLTQKSQLSDATKREIQRLKAEKVVILGGIEAVGKAVEDQLIKMGLKVERIAGSTRYETARKIAEKISNPSKTAMIVYGYNFPDALSAATIAAKNGYPILLTDTNTLPGDTRQALNGITKTYVIGGKSVISDNVSNGVPASKRIGGETRYETAVSLIKEFNLQPTEIFMTDGWAYPDALTGSVLAAKKNANLLLVEKNKVPTATQTLMDQYNIQRLTILGGNQAVSDAVVQSLLK, from the coding sequence TTGAATTTTTTACGTGTCTTAATTTCCTTAACTATTTTGATCTCACTTTTTCCAATAAATAAAACAGAGGCATCTAGTAATACAGGTGTTATTCCCATCAATTGGAGTTCTTTTACTAATGGCAATCCTGCTGATGAAAATTCTCAACGAATCCAACAAATCTTATTAAATACCAACCAGTATGGATTAACCACCTGGTGGAGCACCTCTAAGAATTTTGACGAGCAAACAGGGTCTTATTTAAACTTTGGAGGCAAATCAGAGAATGAGATTCGGCACCCAGCTGCTATGTCACTTGGATTAGCAACTTCATTAGCATTCGATCTTTATGATTCAGGGGTTACCAATATTTCTGAAACAGAAGCACAAGGGAAAACTGTAAAATTAGTATCATCCCTTGCCTATCGTCATAAAGCAAATACAACTGGCGGTTGGGGTGACGAGTGGCAGTCGGCACACTGGGCTTATTTTTCAGGTTTTTCTGCATGGCTCATTTGGGATAACCTATCAGGTACTGACCGTGAATATGTTCGGAAAATGGTTGAATATGAGGCGAATCGTTTTAATGACTATGTGGTTCCTTATATGAATACAATCGATGGAATAATCTTATCTCCAGGGGATACGAAAGCGGAAGAAAATGCGTGGAATGCCCAAATTTTGCAATTGGCCACAGCTATGATGCCCAATCATCCCAACTGGAATATCTGGATGAATAAAAATATCGAGTTGATGGTTACTTCAGCTTCTACACCGTTAGATAGCAATAATAACACGGTCATAAATGGAAAGGCCGTGAAAGACTGGGTAAAAGGAAGCAATATAAATGAAGATGGTACCGTGATAAATCATGGATTTATACATCCTGATTATATGGAGTTTATCGCTTTTAATAATACTTCAGCTTTACAATATACATTAGCTAATATGCCTACACCTGAAGCTGCTTTTTTTAACTCTGATTTAGTATATAAAGGTCTTGTAGAAAAGAATTTCTCGAGTCCGCCCTATGAAATACTAGGAGGAACCATTTATAGAGAAGGTTCTTCCGATATCTATTTCCCTCAAGGTAATGATTGGGGTACTGGACGCAGAATGAACTTTGCTACATTGGATATTTTCGCCAATGTATTTGGTTATGATGATTCGTTAAACAAAGGTGGAGACTATTGGGAGCCTCTACATGCACAAAAAGTATTAGAAATGCAAAGTCGCCATTCAGATGGACACACGTATAGCAATAACAGCGAGGACAACTATCAAGGGAAAGAAGAGTGGATTGCTCACCATGCAGCTTGGGCATGGATGGCGAAATGGGTGGCTCATTCAGGTAAGTTTACTGAGACTAACGAGGCATTTCTTCCTAGCTATACAAGATTAGGTGGTGCTACTCGCTATGAAACAGCTGAAAGAATCTCAAAGGAAGGTTGGTTAGTGGCAAAAACTGTGTATCTTGCTCGCGGAGATGCATTTCCAGATGCATTAGCAGGTTCACCTTTGGCTTATCAGAGCAACTCACCGATCTTACTGACTCAAAAGAGCCAGCTTTCCGATGCCACCAAAAGGGAGATTCAACGACTAAAAGCTGAAAAAGTAGTCATATTAGGTGGGATCGAAGCCGTTGGAAAGGCAGTAGAGGATCAACTGATTAAAATGGGCCTTAAGGTTGAGAGAATTGCTGGTAGCACACGATATGAGACAGCTCGCAAAATCGCAGAGAAAATAAGTAATCCGTCTAAAACAGCCATGATTGTATACGGTTATAACTTTCCAGATGCTTTATCAGCAGCTACGATAGCTGCGAAAAATGGTTATCCTATTCTTTTAACCGATACAAATACTTTACCAGGCGATACGAGACAAGCTCTAAATGGTATAACAAAAACGTATGTCATAGGTGGGAAAAGCGTAATATCGGACAATGTATCAAATGGTGTGCCTGCCTCAAAACGAATTGGTGGAGAAACTAGGTATGAAACAGCAGTGAGTCTAATTAAAGAGTTTAATTTGCAACCAACAGAAATATTTATGACTGATGGTTGGGCATATCCTGATGCACTCACAGGATCTGTGTTGGCGGCAAAGAAAAATGCCAATTTGCTTTTGGTTGAAAAAAACAAAGTACCTACCGCTACACAAACTTTAATGGATCAATATAATATTCAAAGATTAACGATTCTTGGTGGAAACCAAGCTGTATCAGATGCTGTGGTTCAATCACTATTGAAATAA
- a CDS encoding class D sortase, translating into MKYIIYLFILLGLGITGYAGYQIWHSNIQADKSLEEAKGIVEKASSEKIDDENFNPITGEVVGLLSLPKIESELAIVEGTEPDELEKGVGHYKGSFFPGQGGQIVLSGHRDTVFKRAGELELGDELVMKMPYGNLAYEIVNTKIVDADDTSIITLQEKEEELILTTCYPFGYIGDAPERYIIYAKKK; encoded by the coding sequence ATTAAGTATATCATTTATCTTTTCATTCTCTTAGGACTAGGGATCACTGGATATGCAGGTTATCAGATTTGGCATTCAAATATACAAGCAGACAAATCGCTGGAAGAAGCTAAAGGAATAGTGGAAAAAGCTTCATCAGAAAAAATTGACGATGAAAACTTCAACCCTATTACTGGGGAAGTAGTAGGGTTACTCTCGCTTCCAAAAATAGAATCAGAGTTAGCGATTGTTGAAGGCACAGAACCGGACGAGCTCGAAAAAGGTGTAGGTCACTATAAAGGCTCATTTTTTCCAGGGCAAGGAGGACAAATTGTTTTATCAGGTCACCGTGATACGGTCTTCAAACGTGCAGGGGAGCTCGAGCTTGGTGATGAGCTCGTCATGAAAATGCCGTATGGAAATCTAGCCTATGAGATTGTGAATACAAAAATCGTTGATGCTGACGACACAAGCATTATTACGTTACAGGAAAAGGAAGAGGAGCTTATCCTTACCACTTGTTATCCGTTTGGGTATATTGGGGATGCTCCTGAACGGTATATAATTTATGCCAAAAAGAAATGA